The Klebsiella quasivariicola region CGCTGGCCCTGCCGGAACGGCCTGCCCCGACGAGCGCGCCGGATCTTATCGTCAGCGATGAAGCCTGGCAGATCCGCGCCGGTTCGCAATGCTGGACCGTCGATCGCTTGACAGGGCTGCTGAGCCACTGGTCGGTTAATGGCCAGGAGCAGCTGCTCACCCCGCTGCGCGACCAGTTTATTCGCGCGCCGCTCGACAACGACATCGGAGTCAGCGAAGTGGAGCGCATTGACCCCAACGCCTGGGTGGAGCGCTGGAAAAGCGCCGGCCTGTTCAATCTGGAGGCGCGCTGCGTGCAATGCGACGCGCAGCGCCTGGCGAATGAAACCCTCGTCGACTGCCGCTGGCACTATCTGCGCGGCGAAGAGGTGGTGATTGTCAGCCACTGGCGCATGCACTTCACCGCGGACGGTACGCTGCGGCTGGCGGTGGACGGCGAACGGGCGGAAACCCTGCCGCCGCTGCCGCGGGTCGGGCTGCACTTCCAGGTGGCGGATCAGCAGGCGCCGGTGAGCTGGCTGGGCCTGGGTCCGCATGAGAACTACCCTGACCGGCGGAGCAGCGCCTGCTTCGCCCGCTGGGAGCAGCCGCTGGCGGCGATGACGACCCCCTACATCTTCCCGACGGAAAACGGCCTGCGCTGCGATACCCAGGCGCTGGACTGGGGACGCTGGCACGTCAGCGGTCATTTCCACTTCTCCGTTCAGCCGTGGAGCACCCGTCAGCTGATGGAGACCGACCACTGGCACAAGATGCAGGCCGAAGACGGCGTCTGGATCACCCTCGACGGCCTGCACATGGGGGTGGGAGGCGATGACTCCTGGACCCCGAGCGTGCTGCCGCAGTGGCTGCTGACCGGGACGCGCTGGCAGTACGAGGTCTCATTGCGTTGCCTTTAATCCGTGGGGGCGAAAGTCCCCACCCTACAAACAGAATAACAAGGGATCATGGTGATGAAATTCTCTGAACTGGCGCCACGAGAACGGCATAATTTTGTCTATTTCCTGCTGTTCTTTTTCTTTTACTATTTCATTATGTCAGCCTACTTTCCGTTTTTCCCGGTGTGGCTGGCGGACGTTAACCATTTAACCAAAACGGAAACCGGGATCGTTTTCTCCTCCATCTCGTTATTCGCGATTATTTTTCAGCCGGTGTTCGGCCTGATGTCGGATAAGCTCGGCCTGCGCAAGCATCTGCTGTGGACCATTACGGTGCTGTTAATTCTCTTCGCACCGTTCTTTATTTTCGTTTTTTCCCCGCTGCTGCAAATGAATATTATCGCCGGGTCGCTGGTGGGCGGGATCTATCTGGGGATTGTTTTCTCCAGCGGCTCCGGGGCGGTGGAAGCCTATATCGAACGCGTCAGCCGCGCCAACCGCTTTGAATATGGCAAAGTGCGGGTCGCAGGCTGCGTCGGCTGGGCGCTGTGCGCCTCGATAACCGGCGTGCTGTTCGGCATCGACCCGAATATCACCTTCTGGATCGCCTCCGGCTTTGCGCTGGTGCTCGGCCTGCTGCTCTGGCTGTCGCGGCCGGAAAGCAGCAACAGCGCCGACGTTATCGAGGCGCTCGGCGCCAATCGCCAGGCCTTTTCGCTGCGCACCGCGGCAGAGCTGCTGCGTATGCCGCGCTTCTGGGGCTTTATTATCTATGTGGTGGGCGTCGCCAGCGTCTACGACGTGTTTGACCAGCAGTTCGCCAACTTTTTCAAAAGCTTTTTCGCCAGCCCGCAGCGCGGTACCGAAGTGTTTGGCTTCGTCACCACCGGTGGCGAGCTGCTCAATGCGCTGATCATGTTCTGCGCGCCGGCCATTGTTAACCGTATCGGCGCCAAAAACGCCCTGCTGACGGCGGGGATGATCATGTCGGTGCGTATTCTCGGGTCGTCGTTTGCCTCATCGGCGGTGGAGGTGGTGATCCTCAAGATGCTGCATATGTTTGAGATCCCCTTCCTGCTGGTCGGAACCTTTAAATATATCTCCTCCGCCTTTAACCCGCGGCTTTCGGCCACCCTGTTCCTGATCGGTTTTAACCTGTCGAAACAGTTGTCCGGGGTGGTGCTTTCCGCCTGGGTCGGCCGGATGTACGACACCGTGGGGTTTCATCAG contains the following coding sequences:
- a CDS encoding MFS transporter, which encodes MKFSELAPRERHNFVYFLLFFFFYYFIMSAYFPFFPVWLADVNHLTKTETGIVFSSISLFAIIFQPVFGLMSDKLGLRKHLLWTITVLLILFAPFFIFVFSPLLQMNIIAGSLVGGIYLGIVFSSGSGAVEAYIERVSRANRFEYGKVRVAGCVGWALCASITGVLFGIDPNITFWIASGFALVLGLLLWLSRPESSNSADVIEALGANRQAFSLRTAAELLRMPRFWGFIIYVVGVASVYDVFDQQFANFFKSFFASPQRGTEVFGFVTTGGELLNALIMFCAPAIVNRIGAKNALLTAGMIMSVRILGSSFASSAVEVVILKMLHMFEIPFLLVGTFKYISSAFNPRLSATLFLIGFNLSKQLSGVVLSAWVGRMYDTVGFHQAYLILGSITLSFTLLSFITLRGGKSLLPAAETQTPA